The Nocardia vinacea genome contains the following window.
CGGCGAAGAAAACACACTCAGCATCTGCCACCTCCCGATCGCGGGCACCGCCGATGCGCCCAAACCACCGCTACCCGACCGCCGACTCCGTATCGCAAACGCTACGCGCCCCCGAGTGAGCCATCAGGTTTATTCGAAGCTTGCCGAACGCCCGGCTACTGCGGCCAGTACTTGCGCCAATCGGCGGCCGATAACGGGACACGTTCGCCGCGGGCGGCTTCGGCGGCGTCTTCGGTGGCGCGGATTTCCGATGCGAAGGACAAGGTGGCCTTGCGGAGGCTTTCTTCGGCGCTATCTTCGCCGCCCAGGTGGACGGTGCGGAGGGTGTCGGGGATCAGGTCTTCGGGCAGGCCTGCTCTGAGGCTGCGGGAGCGGATCTTCTCGGCCAGGGCTAGGGCGGGTTGGGCCATGGCTATGCCGTCGAGGCAGGAGCGGCGGGACTTTTCGGCGGATTTGCGTTCCTCCCAGGCTTTTTCCTGGGCGGCGATCTTTTCCGCGACGGTGGCCGACGGGTCGATGGGTTCGTCGGCGAGGTGCGGGCTGCGGTTGACGAGTTTGGCGACCAGTGCGGCGGCTACCTCGTCGACGGTGAATTCGCCTGCGGCCTGGGCGATTCGGGAGTGGAACAGTACCTGCAGCAGCAGGTCGCCGAGTTCTTCCTTGATGGTTTCGGCGTCGTTGTGCTGGATGGCGTCGAGGAGTTCGTAGGTTTCCTCCAGCAGATAGGGACGCAGCGAGTCGTGGGTTTGCGTCACCTCCCAGCCGCCGAAGTTCCACAGCCGGTCCATCACCTCGACGGCGTCGGCTAACCCCGCCGCCACCAGGGCGGCATCGGTTCGGCTGGATTCGCCCGCGGCCCGCCCAGGATCATCGGCGATCGCTTCGGGCACCGCGTGATCGTGGGCACCATTGGCCCGCCCCGCCTCCGCTGCCGCATGCCTGGCGGCTCGCAGAACGGCTTCGTCGCGGTCCGAACTCATCGAGCCGCCGTGGCTTCTGTGGCGACCCGCAGCTCTACGAAGCCCTTCGGCTTGCCATCCAACTGCAGCAACAGGTCGGCAACGAATTGCAACAGGACGACGTCGCGCACCCGGTCGGCGCCGACACTGTCCTCCACCCGGGGCAGCGGCAGTTGCACCACCCCACTCGCCGCGCGATAGCCCGCGCTCGGGTACAGGCGCTTCAACCGCGTCTGCTTGGAATCGGGCAGGCTCATCGGCGAAACCTTCAATGTGGTTCCGGTGACCGCGATTTCGGTGACATCGTATTCGCGAGCCAGCAGGCGCAGTTTCGCCACCGACACCAACCTGCCGACCTCGACGGGCAGCGGCCCGTACCGGTCGACCAGCTCCTCGACAACCGATTCCAACCCCGGACCATCTTGCGCCGCAGCAAGTTTGCGGTAGGCCTCCAACCGGAGCCGATCGCTGGTGATGTAGTCGGGCGGAATATGCGCGTCCACCGGGAGGTCGATACGGACCTCCTTGGCCTCCTCGGTCGTAATCGGCTTACCGTCGGCGGCGGCCCGATACGCCTCCACCGCCTCACCGACCAGCCGCACATACAGGTCGAAGCCGACACCGGCCACGTGCCCGGACTGCTCGGCACCCAGCACATTTCCGGCACCACGGATCTCGAGGTCCTTCATGGCCACCGCCATACCCGCACCGAGATCCGAATTCTGCGAAATGGTGGCGAGCCGGTCGTAGGCCGTCTCGGTGAGCGGCTTCTCCGGCGGGTAGAGGAAGTACGCGTACCCGCGTTCACGACTACGGCCGACGCGTCCACGCAACTGGTGCAGCTGCGAAAGACCGAGAGCGTCCGCGCGTTCCACGATCAACGTATTCGCATTGGAAATATCGAGCCCGGTCTCGATGATGGTGGTACAGACCAGCACATCGAATTCACGCTCCCAGAATCCCTGCACGGTCTGCTCGAGCATGTCCTCGTGCATCTGACCGTGCGCGACCACCACCCGCGCCTCGGGCACCAGATCCCGAATCCGCTTGGCGGCCTTATCGATCGACGAAACCCGGTTGTGCACGTAGAAGACCTGGCCGTCGCGCAGCAGCTCACGCCGAATGGCCGCGGTGACCTGCTTGTCGTTGTACCCGCCGACATAGGTGAGCACGGGATGCCGCTCCTCCGGCGGCGTGAGGATGGTCGACATCTCGCGAATGCCCGCCAGGCTCATCTCCAAGGTGCGCGGAATCGGCGTCGCGGACATGGTCAACACGTCGACGTGCGTGCGCAGCGCCTTGATGTGCTCCTTGTGTTCGACACCGAAACGCTGTTCCTCGTCCACGACGACCAGGCCCAGGTCTTTCCACCGCACACCGGTCTGCAGCAGCCGGTGCGTACCGACCACGATATCGACGGCGCCGTCCGCCATCCCCTCCAGCACGGCGCGGGATTCGGCCGGATCGGTGAAGCGGGACAGCCCCTTCACGGTCACCGGGAATCCGCCGACGCGCTCGGTGAAGGTCTGCAGATGCTGTTGCGCCAGCAGGGTTGTCGGCACCAGCACAACGACCTGTTTACCGTCCTGCACCGCCTTGAACGCAGCGCGCACGGCGATCTCGGTCTTGCCGTAGCCGACATCACCACAGACCACGCGGTCCATCGGGACCGCCTTCTCCATATCGGCCTTCACCTCGGCGATGGCGGTCATCTGGTCGACGGTCTCGGTGAACGCGAACGCGTCCTCCATCTCCTTCTGCCACGGACTGTCCGGACCGAACGCATGTCCGGGCGCGGCCTGGCGCGCCGCGTACAGCTGCACCAGCTCACCGGCGATCTCGCGAACCGCCTTGCGCGCCTTGCGTTTCGTATTCGCCCAGTCGGATCCGCCGAGCTTGGACAGACTCGGCATCTCACCGCCGACATAGCGCGAGAGCTGATCCAGCGACTCCATCGGCACGAACAGCCGGTCGCCTGGCTGACCGCGCTTACCGGGCGCATATTCGATGACCAGGTATTCCCGCCGCGCCCCGCCGACGGTGCGTTCGATCATCTCGACGAACCGGCCGATGCCGTGTTGATCGTGCACCACCATATCGCCGGCGTTCAGCGCCAGCGGGTCGACTTGGTTGCGGCGCTTTGCCG
Protein-coding sequences here:
- a CDS encoding MazG family protein, with protein sequence MDRLWNFGGWEVTQTHDSLRPYLLEETYELLDAIQHNDAETIKEELGDLLLQVLFHSRIAQAAGEFTVDEVAAALVAKLVNRSPHLADEPIDPSATVAEKIAAQEKAWEERKSAEKSRRSCLDGIAMAQPALALAEKIRSRSLRAGLPEDLIPDTLRTVHLGGEDSAEESLRKATLSFASEIRATEDAAEAARGERVPLSAADWRKYWPQ
- the mfd gene encoding transcription-repair coupling factor — encoded protein: MSTHRPPLAGLAAVAGADSALRTVADLVGKSPVELVGPSAVRPFVAATIAAQRPLVVVTATGREADDLTVELEEILGAAIAQFPSWETLPHERLSPGADTVGRRLEVLRRLAHPEDPVFPEPLRVVVTTVRSLMQPMAASLGDIEPIVLRVGAEFDFDELLLRLIEFAYTRVDMVGKRGEFAVRGGILDLFPPTADHPVRVEFWGDEVTELRPFAVADQRSLTDLTADVVVATPCRELLLTQAVRERAAEVAVANAADAALVEMLEKLAEGIPVEGMEALLPVLQPGELRLLTEVLPEGTQLLLCDPEKIRTRAADLVRTGEEFLEASWTAASFGGAAPLGGHGLDLAASGYRALPEIHDSANAHGLPWWSLSPLTSGDPAEVVLPVLAGPVARGSDELVATIFASLRAHVLTGGRAVVVVAGHGTAQRILERLSDAEVPAAALTAGAEPTPGLVGVLCGSLHDGLVFDDAGLVVVAESDLTGNRVTAPAEGKRLPAKRRNQVDPLALNAGDMVVHDQHGIGRFVEMIERTVGGARREYLVIEYAPGKRGQPGDRLFVPMESLDQLSRYVGGEMPSLSKLGGSDWANTKRKARKAVREIAGELVQLYAARQAAPGHAFGPDSPWQKEMEDAFAFTETVDQMTAIAEVKADMEKAVPMDRVVCGDVGYGKTEIAVRAAFKAVQDGKQVVVLVPTTLLAQQHLQTFTERVGGFPVTVKGLSRFTDPAESRAVLEGMADGAVDIVVGTHRLLQTGVRWKDLGLVVVDEEQRFGVEHKEHIKALRTHVDVLTMSATPIPRTLEMSLAGIREMSTILTPPEERHPVLTYVGGYNDKQVTAAIRRELLRDGQVFYVHNRVSSIDKAAKRIRDLVPEARVVVAHGQMHEDMLEQTVQGFWEREFDVLVCTTIIETGLDISNANTLIVERADALGLSQLHQLRGRVGRSRERGYAYFLYPPEKPLTETAYDRLATISQNSDLGAGMAVAMKDLEIRGAGNVLGAEQSGHVAGVGFDLYVRLVGEAVEAYRAAADGKPITTEEAKEVRIDLPVDAHIPPDYITSDRLRLEAYRKLAAAQDGPGLESVVEELVDRYGPLPVEVGRLVSVAKLRLLAREYDVTEIAVTGTTLKVSPMSLPDSKQTRLKRLYPSAGYRAASGVVQLPLPRVEDSVGADRVRDVVLLQFVADLLLQLDGKPKGFVELRVATEATAAR